The Bacteroidota bacterium genome includes a region encoding these proteins:
- the nrfD gene encoding polysulfide reductase NrfD, with amino-acid sequence MSNTKYAIAKDNDGKNMLKFLLGELKPKGKIITPFNIISVPVILVGTVIIVYRFIHGLGSVSNISQEIPWGLWKGFNVVTGVAFAGGAYVLTFIVYILNVKKFHSLVRITVLNGFLAYMFYAGALVLDLGKPWNIINPIIGNSFGASSVLFLVAWHFLLYMIAQLIEFSPAIAEWLGARRAHKILSGMTLAAVIFGITLSTLHQSGLGAMYLMAKEKIHPLWYSEFIPVMFFVSSIFAGLSLVIFEGSISKKVFSDQISDKNHKAHHGIVISFAKVCAVTMFAYFFLQILVFVHGQHWDLLNTSMGYWYLTEMLGFVLFPMLLFFYGYRRDNSLLVKIAAIITMLGIIINRLNVTIIGFRWDAVPRYYPSWMEIVVSLAIIFTEIWIFRWIINRMPVLRESPIWAKNQK; translated from the coding sequence ATGAGTAATACGAAGTATGCCATTGCAAAGGATAATGATGGTAAAAATATGCTGAAATTTTTATTAGGTGAATTGAAACCAAAAGGTAAAATAATCACGCCTTTTAATATTATATCCGTACCGGTAATTCTGGTCGGAACAGTAATTATTGTCTATCGGTTTATCCACGGATTGGGTTCGGTTTCAAACATTTCGCAAGAAATTCCATGGGGGCTTTGGAAAGGTTTTAATGTGGTAACCGGAGTTGCCTTTGCCGGTGGTGCTTATGTTCTTACATTTATTGTTTACATTCTCAATGTCAAGAAGTTTCACTCGTTGGTTAGGATTACGGTTCTCAACGGTTTTCTTGCCTACATGTTTTATGCCGGGGCTCTGGTTCTCGACTTAGGAAAACCCTGGAATATTATCAACCCGATTATCGGTAACAGCTTTGGTGCCAGCTCGGTTCTGTTTTTGGTAGCCTGGCATTTCTTACTCTACATGATTGCCCAACTGATCGAATTTTCACCGGCAATTGCAGAATGGTTGGGTGCCAGACGGGCTCATAAAATTCTTTCCGGGATGACGCTGGCTGCTGTTATTTTTGGTATTACTTTGTCAACGCTGCATCAGTCTGGTCTGGGAGCCATGTATTTAATGGCCAAAGAAAAAATACACCCTCTCTGGTATTCTGAGTTTATCCCGGTCATGTTCTTCGTTTCCAGTATTTTTGCAGGGCTTTCACTGGTTATTTTTGAAGGCTCCATAAGTAAAAAAGTATTTTCTGATCAGATAAGTGATAAAAACCACAAGGCACACCACGGAATAGTCATCAGCTTTGCAAAAGTTTGTGCCGTTACCATGTTTGCTTACTTTTTTCTTCAGATTCTGGTTTTTGTACACGGTCAACATTGGGATTTATTAAATACATCGATGGGTTATTGGTACCTGACCGAAATGTTGGGATTTGTACTTTTTCCAATGTTGCTTTTCTTCTATGGTTACCGAAGAGATAACTCGTTGTTGGTTAAGATCGCCGCCATCATCACTATGCTAGGGATTATAATTAACCGATTGAATGTGACGATTATAGGTTTTCGATGGGATGCGGTTCCTCGTTATTATCCATCATGGATGGAAATTGTTGTTTCACTGGCTATAATCTTTACCGAAATTTGGATATTCCGATGGATTATTAATCGCATGCCAGTTTTAAGGGAATCTCCCATCTGGGCGAAAAATCAAAAATAA
- a CDS encoding glycine cleavage system protein H, which yields MDGFTYHDIFQTKGIEYLVIIAFLIILIPFWIIINRKDIIIRKIKETFGILTSDILKIPKGVFFSNHHTWAHLEKSGVAEVGLDDWLLHLAGEVEFGQIKEKGAEIKKGEILTQIVSKGRFLNIISPISGVVIDTNPMLREDASIIGQDPYKKGWICKIEPSSWKSETSSFYVGEEAKQWLKIELERFKDFISISLAKNHPESSLIIMQEGGELRDHPLYDLPKDVWQDFQKIFLDSEV from the coding sequence ATGGACGGATTTACTTATCATGATATCTTCCAAACAAAAGGAATAGAATATCTTGTAATTATTGCATTTCTGATTATCCTTATTCCTTTCTGGATCATTATTAATCGAAAAGACATAATCATTCGGAAAATAAAGGAAACATTTGGAATTCTCACATCAGACATTTTAAAAATCCCTAAAGGGGTATTTTTTAGTAATCATCATACCTGGGCTCATCTTGAAAAATCAGGAGTCGCTGAGGTTGGTCTGGATGATTGGTTACTCCATTTAGCCGGAGAAGTCGAGTTTGGTCAGATCAAGGAAAAAGGAGCTGAGATAAAGAAAGGTGAAATACTTACTCAAATAGTTAGTAAAGGTAGGTTCTTGAATATCATTTCACCCATATCCGGGGTGGTTATAGATACCAATCCCATGCTTCGTGAAGATGCTTCAATAATTGGGCAAGATCCATATAAGAAGGGTTGGATCTGTAAAATAGAACCTTCAAGTTGGAAATCCGAAACTTCTTCCTTTTATGTTGGTGAGGAAGCTAAGCAATGGCTTAAGATAGAATTGGAACGGTTTAAAGATTTTATTTCCATTTCGTTGGCTAAAAACCATCCTGAAAGCTCCTTGATTATAATGCAGGAAGGTGGAGAACTTCGCGATCATCCACTTTATGATTTACCTAAGGATGTTTGGCAGGATTTTCAAAAAATATTTTTAGATAGTGAGGTATAA
- a CDS encoding HAMP domain-containing protein, producing the protein MHKYLRFHSSIYGRVVYIITILSVILFLSFGIIFRSVYREYLNTVIRQSGNNVGSVVEGALYYSMLTNDKGSLQSTMDIINTMNGIDEVNMYDSKDSLAYSSFFSDSINSGNPNCVACHDDLNEMFVWNEKSYKIIDIKSACSMNKTEKGHRQLLIRTPIMNEKSCYLSSCHAHNESDELLGSLIIKIPLNDLDTAIQKSSAEFFILAILTTILLVSFLILFTSDKIKKPLNAIIQASESVARGDKSTRLEIKPNLLDDMRLVSQAFNNMLDNLNAANIELENWSHQLEYKVQKKTVELSEIQQELIHIERIASLGKLSSSVAHEINNPLSGVLTYTKLVHKQLEKLEMDSKSKESMLKYLKVIEAETKRCGDIVKSLLDFSRKDEVNFENKSLHKILKDAYDLMAHQMKILNINFYVDFTASNDLISCRENQIKQASIAGLVNASEAVSQNGEIVMKTSNPDKDHIKLEIIDNGVGITPDDIPHIFEPFFSAKQKVSGIGLGLAIVHGIVQNHKGKIEVDSELGKRTTISIILPLVKI; encoded by the coding sequence ATGCACAAATATTTGAGGTTTCATTCTTCGATTTATGGCAGGGTTGTTTATATCATTACTATACTTTCAGTAATCCTTTTTCTTTCATTCGGTATCATTTTCAGATCAGTTTATCGGGAATATTTAAATACGGTAATTCGCCAAAGCGGAAACAATGTCGGGTCGGTAGTAGAAGGTGCTTTATATTATTCCATGCTTACGAACGACAAGGGCAGCCTCCAAAGTACGATGGATATTATCAATACCATGAATGGAATCGATGAAGTAAATATGTACGATAGCAAAGACAGCTTGGCTTATTCTTCCTTTTTTTCTGATTCTATTAATTCAGGCAACCCCAATTGTGTTGCCTGTCATGATGATTTAAACGAAATGTTTGTCTGGAATGAGAAATCGTATAAAATTATAGATATAAAAAGTGCCTGTAGTATGAATAAGACCGAAAAAGGTCACAGGCAACTTCTGATCCGAACCCCGATCATGAATGAAAAATCATGCTATCTCAGTTCATGCCATGCGCATAATGAAAGTGATGAACTTCTTGGTTCGCTGATTATTAAAATTCCATTAAATGATCTTGATACCGCTATTCAAAAATCTTCTGCCGAATTTTTTATTCTAGCCATATTAACCACAATTCTTTTAGTGTCCTTTTTGATTTTATTTACCAGTGATAAAATTAAAAAACCGTTGAATGCCATTATCCAAGCAAGTGAATCTGTTGCCAGAGGTGATAAAAGCACAAGATTGGAAATTAAACCCAATCTGCTGGATGATATGAGATTGGTGTCACAGGCCTTCAATAATATGCTGGATAATTTGAATGCGGCCAATATTGAGCTCGAAAACTGGTCGCATCAGCTTGAATACAAGGTACAAAAGAAAACCGTGGAACTTTCAGAAATTCAGCAGGAGTTAATACATATTGAACGGATTGCTTCACTTGGGAAATTGTCATCATCAGTTGCACATGAAATAAACAATCCGCTATCAGGTGTATTAACTTATACAAAGCTGGTTCATAAGCAACTTGAAAAATTGGAAATGGATTCAAAATCAAAGGAATCGATGTTGAAATATTTGAAGGTGATAGAGGCTGAAACAAAACGTTGTGGGGACATTGTAAAGAGTCTTTTGGATTTTTCGAGGAAAGATGAAGTAAATTTTGAAAATAAATCACTTCACAAGATTTTAAAAGATGCCTACGATTTGATGGCACATCAAATGAAAATATTGAATATCAATTTTTATGTTGATTTTACAGCCTCGAATGACTTGATAAGTTGTCGTGAAAACCAAATAAAGCAAGCTAGCATTGCAGGTTTAGTGAATGCCTCCGAAGCGGTATCACAAAATGGTGAAATAGTGATGAAAACTTCTAATCCTGATAAGGATCACATAAAGCTTGAAATTATTGATAATGGCGTAGGAATTACCCCTGATGATATACCACATATTTTTGAACCATTCTTTTCTGCCAAACAAAAAGTAAGTGGGATTGGTTTAGGACTAGCAATTGTTCACGGTATAGTTCAAAATCATAAAGGTAAGATTGAAGTGGATTCAGAACTGGGTAAAAGAACTACCATTTCCATTATTTTACCATTAGTAAAAATTTAA
- a CDS encoding sigma-54 dependent transcriptional regulator, producing the protein MSKNISILIVDDEESVRDSLYNWFIEDGYRVECAGNAKEALSIIESREFDIVLADIKMPGMDGLEMHRRIKAQNKETIVIVMTAFASVDTAVQALKDGAYDYITKPFDPDDLSHLVRNAAKQITLKAENEALRNKMNELENVEDIIGKSEGMLKVLKEVKSVAQSNSSVIITGESGTGKELIARAIHFNSSRRYFPLVSVHCGALTESLLESELFGHEKGAFTGAMYNRKGRFEMADGGTIFLDEIATISSKTQVELLRVLESKSFMRVGGNKEISSDFRVICATNKDLKKMVENGTFREDLFYRLNVVNINIPPLRDRVEDIPMLMNHFIIKYCTAMSRDMVTIEPAALKRLEEFEFPGNVRELENMIERAIVIGNGKEIRLADLPMGKDIIYSSVESLDDLEKKYILQILNKYDWNITRSAKALKVDRVTLYNKIKKYDLNASKT; encoded by the coding sequence ATGTCAAAAAATATTTCAATACTAATCGTTGATGATGAAGAATCTGTAAGGGATTCATTATACAACTGGTTTATCGAAGATGGTTATCGTGTCGAATGCGCCGGTAATGCTAAAGAGGCATTGTCTATTATCGAATCCAGAGAATTTGATATCGTACTAGCGGATATTAAAATGCCCGGCATGGATGGATTGGAAATGCATCGTAGAATAAAAGCGCAAAATAAAGAAACCATCGTCATAGTTATGACTGCATTTGCATCGGTTGATACAGCTGTTCAGGCCTTAAAAGATGGTGCCTACGATTACATAACCAAGCCATTTGATCCTGACGATCTTTCACATCTGGTTAGAAATGCTGCCAAACAAATTACTTTAAAAGCAGAAAATGAAGCCTTAAGGAACAAAATGAATGAGCTTGAAAATGTCGAAGACATTATCGGGAAAAGTGAAGGTATGCTGAAAGTGCTCAAGGAAGTTAAGAGTGTGGCGCAATCTAATTCTTCCGTTATCATTACCGGAGAAAGTGGTACAGGAAAAGAACTTATTGCCAGGGCCATTCATTTTAATTCTTCCCGCAGGTATTTCCCTTTGGTAAGTGTTCATTGTGGAGCTTTGACGGAAAGTTTGCTGGAGAGTGAATTGTTTGGTCATGAAAAAGGAGCATTTACAGGTGCCATGTATAACCGAAAAGGCAGGTTCGAAATGGCCGATGGCGGAACGATATTTCTTGATGAAATAGCTACAATTTCTTCAAAAACACAAGTAGAATTGCTACGTGTGCTGGAATCGAAGAGTTTTATGCGGGTAGGGGGTAATAAAGAAATCAGTTCCGATTTCAGGGTGATTTGTGCAACCAATAAAGATTTGAAAAAGATGGTGGAGAACGGAACATTCAGAGAGGATTTATTTTATCGGTTGAATGTGGTTAATATCAATATCCCACCGCTTCGCGATAGGGTAGAGGACATTCCAATGCTGATGAATCATTTTATAATTAAGTATTGTACTGCGATGAGCAGGGATATGGTCACAATTGAACCGGCAGCCTTAAAACGCCTGGAGGAATTTGAATTTCCGGGTAACGTACGTGAACTCGAAAATATGATCGAACGTGCCATTGTAATCGGGAATGGGAAAGAAATCCGTTTGGCAGATCTTCCGATGGGGAAAGACATCATTTACAGTTCAGTTGAAAGTTTGGATGATCTTGAAAAAAAATACATACTGCAAATTCTAAACAAGTATGATTGGAATATTACCCGTTCCGCTAAAGCCCTAAAAGTTGACAGGGTAACCCTTTACAATAAAATCAAAAAATACGATTTGAACGCAAGCAAGACATAA
- a CDS encoding archaemetzincin family Zn-dependent metalloprotease: MDKHNIILIAHGQFETSFLREIAEEVAFEYNCSVAVQESQLDLTNFYDPTRRQYDGYKLLKEIEGMNIAGYNKKIGLFRVDLFIPILTYIFGQAFFKGNSGIASLYRLKNEQYGMKTDQNLLFYRFRKVIIHEIGHTFGLIHCHVPNCVMRSSTYVEDIDQKRNHLCNNCREEMMKH; the protein is encoded by the coding sequence TTGGATAAGCATAACATCATATTGATTGCTCATGGACAATTCGAAACCAGCTTTCTGAGAGAAATAGCTGAAGAAGTAGCATTTGAGTATAATTGTTCCGTAGCTGTTCAAGAGAGTCAACTCGATTTGACGAATTTTTATGATCCTACACGCCGGCAATATGATGGGTATAAGTTACTTAAGGAAATCGAAGGAATGAATATTGCCGGTTATAATAAAAAGATTGGGTTATTTCGGGTCGATTTGTTTATCCCTATTCTCACCTATATTTTCGGTCAGGCTTTCTTTAAAGGTAATTCAGGAATTGCTTCACTTTACCGACTCAAAAATGAGCAATACGGAATGAAGACCGATCAGAATTTGCTTTTTTATCGTTTCAGAAAAGTCATCATTCATGAAATTGGTCATACTTTCGGATTGATTCATTGCCATGTTCCAAACTGTGTCATGCGATCAAGTACCTACGTGGAGGATATTGATCAGAAGAGGAATCATTTGTGCAATAACTGCAGGGAAGAGATGATGAAACACTGA
- a CDS encoding CDGSH iron-sulfur domain-containing protein: MKNKPEEKDVQSKLMSMEAGEYHWCACGNSSTQPFCDGSHRGTSKKPCAVTFEKNQEVMWCMCKKTSTPPICDKSCKE; this comes from the coding sequence ATGAAAAATAAACCAGAAGAAAAGGATGTACAATCTAAATTAATGAGTATGGAGGCCGGTGAATATCACTGGTGTGCCTGCGGAAATAGTTCTACCCAACCATTTTGCGATGGATCACATAGAGGAACAAGTAAAAAACCTTGTGCCGTTACCTTTGAAAAAAACCAAGAAGTAATGTGGTGCATGTGTAAGAAAACATCCACCCCGCCGATTTGCGATAAGAGCTGCAAAGAATAA
- a CDS encoding class IV adenylate cyclase, with the protein MNDSKNIEIKARCIDLERIRKILLDKKAEFIGVDHQVDTYFKVNSGRLKLREGNIENNLIHYQRPDQLGPKQSDFTLFKTESGCELKKILNKALGIMVIVDKIREIYFIDNVKFHLDQVKDLGSFIEIEVIDKQGVLNENDMLMTCQFYLKLFLIKKNQLIENSYSDMILKM; encoded by the coding sequence ATGAATGATTCAAAAAATATTGAGATCAAGGCTCGTTGCATAGATTTAGAACGCATCCGAAAAATTCTTCTTGATAAAAAGGCTGAATTTATTGGTGTCGATCATCAAGTTGACACTTATTTTAAGGTTAATTCAGGTAGATTAAAATTACGGGAAGGTAATATTGAAAATAATTTGATTCATTATCAACGACCAGATCAGCTTGGACCGAAACAAAGTGATTTTACGTTATTTAAAACAGAAAGTGGTTGTGAATTAAAAAAAATACTCAACAAAGCACTTGGCATTATGGTAATTGTTGATAAAATACGTGAAATTTATTTTATTGATAATGTTAAATTTCATCTCGATCAGGTGAAAGATTTAGGTAGTTTTATAGAAATTGAGGTTATTGATAAGCAAGGAGTATTAAATGAAAATGATATGCTAATGACTTGTCAGTTTTATTTGAAATTGTTTTTAATTAAGAAAAATCAATTGATTGAGAATTCATATAGTGATATGATTTTAAAGATGTAA
- the gldM gene encoding gliding motility protein GldM, giving the protein MAGAKETPRQRMIAMMYLVLTALLAINVSKEVIDAFLVVNESIVLTNEKFSQRLQSTYGTFEKMYQLNQHEVKPYWDKAREAKSLSGKMIEFISNLRYELISVTEKISIDSAKTIEIRNLKSKDNYSLTTAYLMGDSHDGSQGKSRYLKEKIIEHRQKMIELINPKDRNDLKLGLITDSTYFNADGQRQNWEAHHFYNTILAADITILNKIITEVYDAEFEIVNKLMDEINAEDFSYDKIDAKVLPDNNYIFVGDEYKAEVIVAAYDTSQSPEIYLMRDVDSLPISELSKAELISSIDGKSDIRLPARKTGINKYAGVIGVKTSSGETNYYHFSNQYVVAEPSVTISVAEMNVLYIGVENTVSISVSGISKENLHPVISKGTITAGLSSDKWTVTVPPDERYTVITISAIINGIKKEMGSQNFRIKRLPDPIATIANIKEGFINREILLAAGAIVPKMPSDFSFDLTFEIKSFKLTIQKGFNIYQYISNNGLLTEEMIAQIEITNRGQNLLFDNIVAVGPFNDERSLSPIILTIK; this is encoded by the coding sequence ATGGCAGGAGCAAAAGAAACACCCAGACAACGCATGATTGCTATGATGTACCTTGTGCTTACGGCCTTATTAGCAATTAATGTTTCTAAAGAAGTGATTGATGCGTTTTTGGTTGTAAATGAAAGTATAGTATTAACAAACGAGAAATTTTCACAGAGGCTTCAAAGCACTTATGGCACTTTTGAAAAAATGTACCAGTTAAATCAGCATGAGGTTAAGCCTTATTGGGATAAAGCCAGGGAAGCAAAATCCCTTTCTGGAAAAATGATTGAATTTATCAGTAACCTTCGATATGAGTTGATTTCAGTAACTGAAAAAATATCAATAGATTCAGCAAAAACAATTGAAATTAGAAACTTAAAAAGTAAAGATAATTATAGTTTAACAACAGCCTATCTTATGGGTGATTCCCATGATGGTTCACAAGGAAAATCAAGATACTTAAAGGAAAAGATTATCGAACATCGTCAAAAAATGATTGAGCTGATAAATCCCAAAGATAGAAATGACTTAAAGCTTGGACTCATTACTGATAGTACTTACTTTAATGCTGATGGACAAAGACAGAATTGGGAAGCTCATCATTTTTACAACACAATACTGGCTGCAGATATCACGATTTTAAATAAAATTATTACCGAAGTATATGATGCGGAATTTGAAATTGTAAATAAGTTAATGGATGAAATAAATGCCGAAGATTTTAGCTATGATAAAATTGATGCAAAAGTTCTACCGGATAATAATTACATTTTTGTTGGAGATGAATATAAGGCAGAAGTGATTGTTGCAGCTTATGACACAAGCCAGAGCCCTGAAATATATTTAATGAGAGATGTGGATTCACTTCCAATTAGTGAACTAAGCAAAGCAGAACTGATTAGTAGTATTGATGGAAAATCTGATATCCGTCTACCTGCACGGAAGACAGGTATAAATAAATATGCCGGGGTTATTGGAGTAAAAACTTCATCCGGTGAAACAAATTATTATCATTTTTCTAATCAATATGTAGTAGCAGAACCTTCAGTTACTATCTCAGTGGCAGAAATGAATGTATTATATATCGGTGTTGAGAATACAGTTTCCATTTCAGTTTCAGGGATTTCTAAGGAAAATCTCCATCCGGTAATTTCGAAAGGGACCATAACTGCCGGTCTTTCATCTGATAAATGGACTGTAACGGTTCCTCCCGATGAAAGGTATACCGTAATAACGATTTCGGCAATCATCAACGGAATTAAAAAAGAAATGGGTTCACAAAATTTTAGGATTAAACGGCTACCTGATCCAATAGCAACAATTGCAAATATTAAGGAAGGTTTTATAAATCGAGAGATTCTGCTTGCAGCTGGTGCCATTGTTCCAAAAATGCCGTCCGATTTTAGTTTTGATCTAACTTTTGAAATAAAATCATTTAAATTAACAATTCAAAAAGGATTTAATATATATCAATATATTTCTAACAATGGATTATTAACTGAGGAAATGATTGCACAAATTGAAATTACAAACCGAGGGCAAAATTTATTATTTGATAATATTGTTGCAGTAGGGCCTTTTAATGATGAAAGGTCTCTATCCCCTATCATTCTGACAATTAAATAA
- a CDS encoding response regulator transcription factor yields MSIKIIIADDHQLFREGLVKLLSNSSEIEVIAEAENGEDAILKAKDYQPDIMLMDIGMPILNGIEATQKIRNNYPNIKILALSMHIEKDYIKDILDAGASGYLLKNCTYNQLIEAINSVYLGKKYLSEEVTEIVIQDYLAKKEEITKDENTLSNREIEILKLFAEGNSSREISEKLFISIKTVGTHKQHILKKLDLKTNADMVRYSIKEGIIKL; encoded by the coding sequence ATGTCAATAAAAATTATTATTGCCGACGATCATCAATTATTCCGTGAGGGATTGGTTAAGCTCTTATCTAATTCTTCTGAAATTGAGGTGATTGCCGAGGCCGAGAATGGCGAAGATGCGATTTTAAAAGCAAAAGATTATCAACCTGATATTATGCTAATGGATATAGGAATGCCGATATTAAATGGCATAGAAGCAACACAAAAAATCAGAAACAACTACCCTAACATCAAAATTTTGGCTCTTTCAATGCATATTGAAAAGGACTACATAAAAGATATTCTGGATGCCGGTGCTTCTGGATATTTATTAAAAAATTGCACCTATAATCAATTAATTGAAGCAATCAATTCAGTCTATTTAGGAAAAAAATACCTAAGTGAGGAAGTCACCGAAATTGTAATTCAGGATTATTTAGCTAAAAAAGAAGAAATAACCAAAGATGAAAATACCTTGTCAAATAGAGAAATTGAAATTCTGAAATTATTTGCTGAAGGTAATTCATCACGTGAAATTTCAGAAAAATTATTCATTAGTATTAAAACCGTTGGAACACACAAACAGCACATTCTTAAAAAATTAGATCTTAAGACAAATGCTGATATGGTTAGATATTCAATTAAAGAAGGCATAATTAAATTGTAA
- a CDS encoding response regulator — translation MSKILAIDDNTDNLRLVKETIKKYIPDCVVLVAESGLEGIHSAKSELPDTILLDIMMPEMDGYEVCEILKKDQTTCHIPIILFSGYVKDPAGIIRGLEAGADVFLEKPIDPAELAAQIKVMLRIKKAEDNLKKEVQKYRVMTETLQDAIISIKLDEEIAYISPVAIELFKLDRELKYLNKNAYQFIFSEKSTALRQLLNEVLVLGRVKDIEMLLSKGDGSEFYAEVSASLINDELNNPLEFILVIKDISNRKQTEIEILNYQHNLKLLNSELSLIEEKERKRIASYLHDGIGQTLSLARINLTSINKHTPSTKVNEIVESCSELINSAIAKTRSLTFDLSPPILFELGLIPALKWKLNQIEEEHNVKTFFKFDNNFPVIKDAIRILLYRIISELISNAIKHAKPNKIEITCRINNDTLSISVNDDGTGFDYKPKPNMIRQYGFGLFSIKERLDYMAGSLEISSKIKKGTTATIIIPLKNL, via the coding sequence ATGAGTAAAATACTTGCAATTGATGATAATACGGATAACCTCAGATTAGTAAAAGAAACCATTAAAAAGTACATTCCGGATTGTGTGGTACTTGTTGCTGAATCAGGGTTGGAAGGGATTCATTCTGCAAAATCTGAGTTACCTGACACCATTTTACTAGACATTATGATGCCAGAAATGGATGGATATGAAGTATGCGAAATTCTGAAAAAAGATCAAACAACCTGTCATATTCCAATCATCTTATTTTCCGGTTATGTAAAAGATCCGGCAGGAATAATTCGAGGATTGGAAGCGGGAGCTGATGTTTTTCTTGAAAAACCAATTGACCCGGCTGAATTAGCCGCACAAATTAAGGTGATGTTAAGAATCAAAAAAGCTGAAGATAATCTAAAAAAGGAAGTACAGAAATACCGTGTAATGACTGAAACTTTACAAGATGCGATCATAAGCATTAAACTTGATGAAGAAATTGCTTATATTTCTCCAGTTGCCATAGAACTTTTTAAACTGGATCGGGAATTAAAGTATCTAAATAAAAATGCCTATCAATTTATTTTTTCTGAAAAATCAACGGCTTTAAGGCAATTGTTGAATGAGGTTTTGGTTTTAGGGAGGGTCAAAGATATTGAAATGCTTCTTTCTAAAGGAGATGGTTCGGAATTTTACGCTGAAGTTTCAGCATCGTTGATTAATGATGAGTTGAATAATCCGCTTGAATTTATTCTTGTTATCAAAGACATTAGCAATCGTAAGCAAACAGAAATAGAAATTTTAAATTATCAGCATAATTTAAAATTATTGAATTCTGAATTATCACTTATTGAAGAAAAAGAACGTAAAAGAATAGCCAGTTATTTGCATGATGGAATTGGGCAAACATTATCGCTTGCCCGTATTAATCTGACCTCCATAAACAAGCATACTCCATCAACAAAAGTCAATGAAATTGTTGAGAGTTGTTCTGAATTGATTAATTCGGCAATTGCAAAAACCAGATCACTTACTTTTGATCTGAGTCCTCCAATTTTATTTGAACTTGGGTTAATTCCTGCTTTAAAATGGAAATTGAATCAGATTGAGGAAGAGCACAATGTTAAAACATTTTTTAAATTTGATAATAATTTTCCTGTTATTAAGGATGCAATCAGGATTTTGTTGTATAGGATTATAAGCGAATTAATATCAAATGCTATTAAACATGCAAAACCTAATAAAATAGAAATCACCTGCAGAATCAATAATGATACTTTATCGATTTCAGTAAATGACGATGGAACCGGATTTGATTATAAGCCAAAACCAAATATGATCCGGCAATACGGTTTCGGATTGTTCAGTATTAAAGAAAGACTGGATTACATGGCAGGATCTTTAGAAATATCATCAAAAATAAAAAAAGGAACTACAGCAACGATTATCATTCCATTAAAAAACTTATAA